TGTACATCCTTTAACCTCCACAAGTATCTTCTCTCCATCCTCTTTTTCAAGGAAAAAATCAATTCTATTATCTTTAAACTTGAATTCTGGCTTTATATATTTAACATTTCCAAAAATATTTATCTTTTTTATTAAAACCTCTGATATCTTACGGTGATAACCAGAGTGTACAGGGATAAGGTATTCATCCACTTTACCTAAAACTAAATCCCACTGGGTTTTTCTTTTCTCCCCCTCTGCTCTCTTTATAAAAACAGTGTTGCCTTTGTAAAGTATTTCCCCAAGCCTTCCGGAATCATGTATATGAACTTCCAATAATTTCCCCTCCACTTTTACAATACCAAGGAATCTATTCTTCCTTTCTATAAACTCTCCCATTTTATCCCATGAATATTTAATAATTTTTCTCATAAATAAAAGTTTACA
The sequence above is drawn from the Caldisericia bacterium genome and encodes:
- the sfsA gene encoding DNA/RNA nuclease SfsA — translated: CKLLFMRKIIKYSWDKMGEFIERKNRFLGIVKVEGKLLEVHIHDSGRLGEILYKGNTVFIKRAEGEKRKTQWDLVLGKVDEYLIPVHSGYHRKISEVLIKKINIFGNVKYIKPEFKFKDNRIDFFLEKEDGEKILVEVKGCTLSKDKVALFPDAPTSRGAKHINTLISAVRENFQPYLLILVLRPDSTCFLPNEENDFHFAKVFYKGLKESIKIKPIIIEYKDGWLYYKGETPLCKKEVEEQNIQS